The proteins below come from a single Streptomyces sp. B3I8 genomic window:
- a CDS encoding NADP-dependent oxidoreductase — MKAVVATDPAAGTAGTTLTDRPEPSAAINDVIVRVHASGFVPTEWEWPSTWTDRAGRDRTPSIPGHELAGVVTALGYGTTGLSVGQRVFGLADWHRDGTLAEYVAIEARNLAPLPGDVDFTVGASLPISGLTAWQGLFQHGRLQAGRTVLAHGAAGAVGTMVTQLAREAGAHVIGTGRAADRDKVLDFGAHEFVDLGHDALADVGGVDLVFDVIGGDVQRSSAALLRAGGTLVSVVGPVEARPADGLAIDFVVEADRAQLGEIVQRVRDGRLRTNIGTTVSLDDAVATFNSTGRRKGKTVVRVRP; from the coding sequence ATGAAAGCCGTTGTGGCCACCGACCCGGCCGCGGGAACGGCCGGGACGACGCTGACGGACCGGCCCGAGCCGTCCGCGGCGATCAACGACGTCATCGTCCGCGTTCACGCGTCGGGCTTCGTCCCGACCGAATGGGAGTGGCCGTCGACCTGGACCGATCGCGCCGGCCGTGACAGGACCCCGTCGATCCCCGGCCACGAGCTGGCCGGAGTGGTCACCGCCCTCGGCTACGGCACGACGGGACTGTCGGTCGGACAGCGGGTGTTCGGCCTCGCCGACTGGCACCGCGACGGCACCCTCGCGGAGTACGTGGCGATCGAGGCGCGCAACCTCGCACCACTGCCCGGCGACGTCGACTTCACGGTGGGCGCGTCCCTGCCCATCTCGGGTCTGACCGCCTGGCAGGGGCTGTTCCAGCACGGCCGTCTCCAGGCCGGCCGGACCGTCCTCGCCCACGGCGCGGCCGGAGCGGTCGGGACGATGGTGACCCAGCTCGCACGCGAGGCCGGCGCCCACGTCATCGGCACCGGGCGCGCCGCCGACCGGGACAAGGTGCTCGACTTCGGCGCACACGAGTTCGTCGACCTCGGGCACGACGCCCTGGCAGACGTCGGCGGTGTCGACCTGGTCTTCGACGTGATCGGGGGCGATGTCCAGCGGAGCTCCGCGGCTCTGCTCAGGGCCGGCGGGACGCTGGTGTCGGTCGTGGGCCCGGTCGAGGCCCGTCCCGCCGACGGCCTGGCGATCGATTTCGTGGTCGAGGCCGACCGCGCCCAACTGGGTGAGATCGTGCAGCGGGTGCGGGACGGGCGGCTGCGTACGAACATCGGCACCACCGTGTCCCTCGACGACGCGGTCGCCACCTTCAACTCGACCGGGCGGCGCAAGGGGAAGACCGTCGTTCGGGTACGTCCGTAG
- a CDS encoding TetR/AcrR family transcriptional regulator: MVDDAHEPTVRSKRADARRNEQTLLDAAAAVFVASGVEAPVRDIAARAGVGTGTIYRHFPTRADLIVAVYRHQIEACAEAGPALLASAASPHAALGRWIDLFVDFLVTKHGLASVLRSDDPGFQSLHAHFLDRLLPVCSELLDAAVASGEIRPGLKPYQLMRGVGNLCIGAERDPEYDARRLVGILVAGLRQPADDRP; encoded by the coding sequence GTGGTGGACGACGCCCACGAGCCCACGGTCCGGTCCAAGCGGGCGGACGCCCGGCGCAACGAGCAGACCCTGCTGGACGCGGCCGCCGCGGTGTTCGTCGCCTCCGGCGTCGAGGCGCCGGTGCGGGACATCGCGGCCAGGGCGGGCGTCGGGACGGGCACGATCTACCGCCACTTCCCCACCCGGGCGGACCTCATCGTCGCCGTCTACCGGCACCAGATCGAGGCGTGCGCCGAAGCCGGTCCGGCCCTGCTGGCCAGTGCCGCGTCCCCGCACGCCGCGCTGGGCCGGTGGATCGACCTCTTCGTCGACTTCCTGGTGACCAAGCACGGCCTCGCCTCCGTGCTCCGCTCGGACGACCCCGGTTTCCAGTCCCTGCACGCCCACTTCCTCGACCGGCTCCTCCCGGTGTGCTCCGAGCTGCTGGACGCGGCGGTCGCTTCCGGCGAGATCCGCCCCGGCCTGAAGCCGTACCAGCTGATGCGCGGCGTCGGCAACCTCTGCATCGGGGCGGAACGGGATCCGGAGTACGACGCCCGCCGCCTCGTCGGCATCCTCGTCGCGGGACTGCGACAGCCCGCCGACGACAGGCCATGA
- a CDS encoding SigE family RNA polymerase sigma factor: MTEDEFDAFYAAAFPRLTGQLYAFTGDLGEAQDVVQEAFVRAWGRRHKLLVDEAPEAWTRTVAMRLAVSRWRRAKRWVELVRHSPPPEPDPGPGPERAALVAALRELPESQRMAIVLHHLCDLSVEQVASETGAPAGTVKARLSRGRAALARRLAVDEAEESAWRESGRVG; the protein is encoded by the coding sequence ATGACCGAGGACGAGTTCGACGCCTTCTACGCGGCCGCGTTCCCCCGTCTGACCGGGCAGCTCTACGCCTTCACCGGGGACCTGGGCGAGGCGCAGGACGTGGTGCAGGAGGCGTTCGTGCGCGCCTGGGGCCGGCGTCACAAGCTCCTGGTCGACGAGGCGCCGGAGGCGTGGACACGTACGGTGGCCATGCGGCTCGCGGTCAGCCGCTGGCGCCGGGCCAAGCGGTGGGTGGAGCTGGTGCGGCACAGTCCGCCGCCCGAACCGGACCCCGGTCCCGGGCCCGAGCGCGCCGCCCTGGTCGCCGCGCTGCGGGAGCTCCCGGAGAGTCAGCGCATGGCGATCGTCCTCCACCATCTGTGCGACCTCAGTGTCGAGCAGGTAGCCTCCGAGACCGGTGCGCCCGCGGGAACGGTCAAGGCCCGGCTGTCGCGCGGACGGGCGGCGCTGGCCCGGCGGCTGGCGGTGGACGAGGCCGAGGAGTCTGCCTGGAGGGAGAGCGGCCGTGTCGGATGA